The DNA region CCTCCTCCCCATAGGcatcataaatttttcttttctcctcaTCAGACAGGACATCATACGCCTCCGCgatgtttttaaatttctcctctgcttcctttttcgaCTTCACATCTTTATGCTTGTCCGGGTGCCACATCATGGCTAGCTTCCTGTACGCCTTCTTCAGATCATTGGTCGTGCAATCTTTGCTCACCCCCAGAATGGAATAGTAATcctgcgtgggggggaagcggtggtgaTGGTAGCAGTGGTAATGGTGGTGGCAGTGGTAGTGGTAGTGGTAGTGGTAGTGGTAGTGGTGGTGGCAGTAGGAACCTAATTCGGCTTCCTTCCTATGCAAGGGAAGAGGCCTCCATTTTAGCTCTCACTAATCTGCGTGGCTATGAAAGGGGGAGAGACCAACACACATATGCACCGCTGCGGACGTGTAACTCCTCTAGCTAAGCGGCTCacctttcccattttgcgatgacataaaaaaaaggggttaagTTCGGGTCTCCTTCTTGGGGGGGGCGGGGGCCTCCTCAAGCTTCACCTTCACAATTGAATTCGAGCCCTCCACGGAGTGGAAGGAGTGGCACAAGGGAGCGGCACAAAGGAGTGACACAAAGGAGTGGCACAAGGGAGCATCACAAAGGAGTGGCACAAAGGAGCATCACAAGGGAGCACCACAAAGGAACATCACAAAGTGACACAAACAGCAAACGAAAAGTGAGAAAGTAGAATGGGTTCACTTAAAATCGTCGCGAAagcttttccaaaatttttcccttttaggATTGAAGTTTtacccaaatggaaaaaaaaaaaaaaaaaaaaaaaaaaaaaaaattccccttaacaaaaaaacgggacgcatgaaattaaaaagaaaaaaaaaggcccttTAGCAAAAAAACGGGAATGTTGGATGGGCATGCATTCACGCATCAGCCATGCGTATGTGCCAATCCGTTTTCGCCAGGGAATACTTATATAGCCGCGGGTTAGTACACGCTCCTGGGAGCCCGCGCACGGGGCATGGCATAGTACCGTGCGCATGTAAGAAAGGCACGTGCGGCTTGCACTTAATCCCGTCGCGTGGATTCTGGGGCGGGAGGGCCACCAACCGGTCCGCCCCTCCATCCGTCCATCTACGCAGCTTTGCACTGGTCCCCGCGCGGGGCCCTCGTTTCTGCGGTGCCTGCCTCGTACCCCACCTACATAAGTACGATGCGCACGTTCGTACACTCTGGgagtttgtttttccccccgcggaAGCCTCACGTGTAGGCTTGGATGGCATACGCTTCGCCCAGTAGGCACCTCTTTGGCGCCTATTTTGACCGTTTTTCCTACCCCTTTGCTGTGCTTCCCAGATGGGCGTCCATCCGCCGAATTGCATTCCCCCAGTGGGGATTCCCCAATCGCAGTTAAACAGTGAATGGCTTTTGGGAGGAGAGGCGTCAACGGACGTTGCCCCTCACTGAGGTTGGGCCTAACCCAAGTTTGCACAGTGAAGCGGTGGCTTCTCCATTGCGAGGGAGCATTTGCTCAGCGTTCGGAAGGCGCAACTACGTGTGCGTAGGACGACATGTAAGCAGACGAGTGGTAACGCGAGGGGGaagccaaaaaggaggcacaaaaaaggaggcataaaaagggggtaagAATGTTCCCTCAAAATGGGGCCAAAACGTAGGTTCACAAAGTGGCCACTTCGCATTCGCACAAGGTGACCACTTCGCATTTGCAAAAGGAGACCACTTCGCACTTGCTTAAGGTGACCCTTCCCTGTTGGCCCCCTACGTTTGAGGCGGGCGGCAAGGATCGAAGCGATGGTGCCAGTGAGAAGGGGATCTCGTCCCGTGGCGAAAGCTGCGTTACgcttgcaaaaaaggggcaaaaaaaagcggcatgATAAGGGATACGGGAGGCAGTATACGGGAGGCAGTATACGGGAGACAGGCGCAGGACTGCTGCCGCACCCCcttgctgccccccccacgCGGCTTCTACGGAATCAAGCGCACAACCGAGTCGTCCACAACCGTTTGATACTTATCTGTGGAGTGAAACAGACACTGCTTCTTCATGTTCTGGGTGAGGCCCCGAATCGCGTCGCTTCTAAGGTAGGCCTCATAGGAGTCTCTGTTCTTCCAAAGCCTCAGCTGAAGGTAGCTGAGGGGGGAGCTGTCCAAATGGATTGCCTTAAAAAGCTTTGTGTATTCATACCCTTTGCTCTTGAACGAGTGGATGTTCAGCTGGTTGTAACtcatttcaaaattttttatgttcttctGGTCAACTATAAATTCATCCACGTAAATCAAATCCGCATACATgcccttccccttcttcttgcTTACATACTCTAGGGTGCCATAAGCATATCCGCAGAAGCAGCCGACGAACACCCACACGAAGTTCCGGTGGCCTATGCTGGATGTCCTGTACCAGAGGGCGAACCGCTGTGTGCTCTGCTTCAGCAAGGTTAGGTAGTCCCACGGCCGCATCGTGCCCTTTTCTTCGCTCGGCTTCGTTAGAAGCAGGGAACAGGGGGTAGAAACGTgcgcatataatatatcctATGACTACCACCGCGTgggtgtttcccttttttcttcatctggTTTTCCCTTGGGCGGGATAATGTATCTGGCCGGGATGAGTCTCTTAACAACGTGGTCCCCGTTCGGGCTGTTCCTCTTGGGGGCTCTCCTTTCACAAGGTTGTAACTTGCGCAGAATtggcatctttttttttttttttttttttacccctcttCCGCTTAGCATGCCGGGCTGCCTCTCAGGTGTAATTGCGGTGCATCAGTTCCCTTCCCCCATCGCAGTCACCGCAAATGTAggggcaattttttgcgAAGGTGTCCCTTGGCTAGCCCCCCCCAAATTTGACACACAGCGGAGCGtcgctttttccccccacctgAATCAGTGCTGAAGTGGTGACTACAAtatggagtttttttttttttttctttttcttcaaaatttttatgtaaagtTT from Plasmodium vivax chromosome 4, whole genome shotgun sequence includes:
- a CDS encoding hypothetical protein, conserved (encoded by transcript PVX_002880A); protein product: MRPWDYLTLLKQSTQRFALWYRTSSIGHRNFVWVFVGCFCGYAYGTLEYVSKKKGKGMYADLIYVDEFIVDQKNIKNFEMSYNQLNIHSFKSKGYEYTKLFKAIHLDSSPLSYLQLRLWKNRDSYEAYLRSDAIRGLTQNMKKQCLFHSTDKYQTVVDDSVVRLIP